In Bernardetia sp., a single window of DNA contains:
- a CDS encoding aldo/keto reductase, which translates to MNYKLFGKSGLRVSELCLGTMTFGEEWGTGADKETSKKLFDTFTNAGGNFLDTANRYTEGTSEKYVGEFIHSDRDYFVLATKYTLYDNPKDPNAAGNHRKNMMRSVEHSLKRLNTEYIDLLWVHMWDGTTQEEEMMRGLNDLVSSGKVHYIGISDTPAWVVSKANTLAHFRGWSQFVGLQIEWSLIERTVERDLVPMAKDFGMAITPWSPLGSGILTGKYNDKMIEGGRLSSESKKYNKHNLNIAKKVVEIADSLGVSAAQVSLAWLKAQDSQVIPILGSKKVHQLEDCLGCLNVTLSSENLEALDKASEIDLGFPHKFLSSDNVQNLVFGEKKDKIIR; encoded by the coding sequence ATGAACTACAAACTTTTTGGAAAAAGTGGATTGCGTGTTTCAGAACTTTGCCTAGGAACAATGACCTTCGGCGAAGAATGGGGAACAGGTGCAGATAAAGAAACCAGTAAAAAATTATTCGATACCTTTACCAATGCTGGGGGTAATTTTTTAGATACAGCCAATCGCTATACAGAGGGAACAAGTGAAAAATATGTAGGCGAGTTTATTCATTCCGATAGAGATTATTTTGTATTAGCTACAAAATACACGCTTTACGACAACCCCAAAGACCCTAATGCAGCAGGAAATCATCGTAAGAATATGATGCGCTCAGTAGAACATAGTCTCAAACGCCTAAATACAGAGTATATTGACTTGCTATGGGTGCATATGTGGGACGGCACGACGCAAGAAGAGGAAATGATGCGTGGACTTAACGACCTTGTCAGTAGTGGAAAGGTACATTATATCGGTATTTCAGATACACCTGCTTGGGTAGTTTCTAAAGCAAATACGCTTGCTCATTTTAGAGGCTGGTCGCAGTTTGTAGGTTTGCAAATTGAGTGGAGCTTGATAGAACGCACTGTAGAACGTGATTTAGTTCCGATGGCAAAAGATTTTGGAATGGCGATTACGCCTTGGAGTCCTTTAGGTTCTGGAATTTTGACAGGAAAATACAATGACAAAATGATAGAGGGAGGTCGCCTGTCTTCTGAAAGTAAAAAATACAACAAACACAATCTCAACATTGCCAAAAAGGTAGTAGAAATTGCTGATAGCTTGGGCGTTTCGGCAGCACAGGTATCACTAGCTTGGCTGAAAGCTCAAGATTCACAAGTTATTCCCATTTTGGGAAGTAAAAAAGTGCATCAGTTAGAAGACTGCTTAGGTTGTCTAAACGTAACACTTTCATCTGAAAATTTGGAAGCACTAGATAAAGCAAGTGAAATAGATTTAGGGTTTCCTCATAAATTCTTGTCTTCTGATAATGTTCAAAATCTTGTTTTTGGAGAGAAAAAAGATAAAATCATTCGTTAA
- a CDS encoding leucine-rich repeat domain-containing protein, translating into DANSCSSTSTGITITVNPLPTATLSASQTTICDGESITFTASGGTNYDFRIDGSSVQNGSLTTFTSSLLSNGQVVDVVVTDANSCSSTSTGITITVNPIPDVTATFSTPICSGTETDIALSSVVAGTNFSWTVVSTGSVSGQSAGSGSLIIQTLSGSGTVIYTITPEANGCVGNSRDVVVTVDTEAPTITSSFPSQTVVPNQGCTFENSSSSNNYIDDNEILTDHTTDNCSVMSIEYVFTGATTGTVNTLENQIFNEGETTVTWVAIDAAGNSSLTSSFTVTVIDSNEPPVLTPMQNFTRNTDATNCFYTNRTTNTTQRIPDGRATDNCGVASYRYLLSGATLGDVSSLEAIRFNIGVTNVSWTATDRNGNTSSPNQFTITIEDAQAPTIEAPQDITLPADLYACVATRDSLNIGMPIVSDNCLFRVFNDAPVQLPLGETVVVWTAIDSAGNTSTDEQIVIIEPQFYVAPSDSLILVEIYNEMGGQNWNRPWNLEEPVATWTGLGVDCRGITSINLSNNNLIGTLPNSVLNLERRRESDFALNIGGNKLNFASAENFVGAISNFTYYPQDKIYNSRTETVRQSESITLTSETEGRFNQYQWYKDQNLIAGATNATLEITSAVPSDAGVYVCQITNTVATALTLERRPITLEVGGFINSTDSLALVRIFEDTGGSTTWTQIWDLTQPVATWQGVTIVGDKVRELDLSSRNLTGTLPDVFDAELFLELRYLSFFDNELEGEIPSSLGDITTLTYLDLDKNNFEGAIPASFGNLTNLQSLWLSRNNLTELPNEIGNLQNLRTLYLNDNNFASLPETIGNLSELLVLNVSDNELSELPNALTNLTKLQEFYANRNFIALIPSDIRNILNLRTFEMNANNLQNLPSGLLELSNLSTFRVAENELEFDDLLPFVSRYSIFDYAPQAPIGEEEEVLAVLNSSVSFTVPTEGNGNVYQWLRDGNSVASTQNFTINSVKNEDIGVYTALITNSSLPNLTLQRRSVTLNVECQDGLSLQIEEPTEAIFCEGQPFGLKLEIDEAFDNARQIRWKKDGIVLAFADERAYTVTSAGAYTAEVLTTDGCTILSNTIEITVLPQPEISIELVNEEVFTSTVSSQETVTYQWLKDGVIIENATENTYTPTETGEYSLLVRTATGCTSVSETIIFTQTITGVEEPIELRNLNIFPNPNNGKFFIDFGTNTPNGEPIFTLIDAIGRKIALKTKRISSTQYQVETTNLTGGIYYLQIQTEDGFALRKFVIEE; encoded by the coding sequence CTGATGCTAATTCTTGTTCTTCTACTAGTACAGGCATTACGATTACTGTCAATCCTTTACCCACAGCTACTTTATCAGCCTCTCAAACCACAATTTGTGATGGAGAATCTATTACTTTTACTGCCAGTGGAGGCACCAACTATGATTTTAGAATAGATGGAAGTTCTGTACAAAATGGTTCTCTAACTACGTTTACAAGTTCACTTCTTAGTAATGGTCAAGTAGTTGATGTTGTAGTAACTGATGCTAATTCTTGTTCTTCTACTAGTACAGGCATTACGATTACTGTCAATCCAATTCCAGACGTAACTGCAACATTTTCTACGCCAATATGTAGTGGAACAGAAACAGACATTGCTTTAAGTAGTGTTGTGGCAGGAACAAATTTTTCTTGGACGGTAGTTTCAACAGGTTCTGTATCTGGACAAAGTGCAGGAAGTGGAAGCTTAATAATACAAACCTTATCAGGAAGTGGAACAGTAATTTATACCATCACTCCAGAAGCAAATGGCTGTGTTGGAAATTCAAGAGATGTAGTCGTTACAGTTGATACAGAAGCTCCAACTATTACATCATCTTTCCCTTCTCAAACAGTAGTTCCAAATCAAGGATGTACGTTTGAAAATAGTTCAAGTAGCAATAATTATATTGATGATAATGAAATATTAACTGACCACACTACCGACAACTGTAGTGTTATGTCAATAGAATATGTATTTACAGGTGCAACAACAGGAACTGTAAACACACTAGAAAATCAAATTTTTAATGAAGGTGAAACTACCGTAACATGGGTAGCTATTGATGCTGCAGGTAACTCTTCTCTTACTAGCTCATTTACAGTTACTGTAATAGATAGCAATGAGCCTCCTGTCTTAACACCAATGCAAAACTTTACTAGAAATACAGATGCTACCAACTGTTTCTATACAAACAGAACGACTAATACAACACAACGTATTCCAGATGGTAGAGCAACAGATAATTGTGGTGTAGCTTCCTATCGTTATCTTTTGAGTGGAGCAACGCTTGGAGATGTTTCTTCTTTAGAGGCAATACGATTCAATATTGGTGTTACTAATGTAAGTTGGACAGCAACGGATAGAAATGGAAATACTTCTTCTCCAAATCAGTTTACCATTACAATTGAAGATGCTCAAGCTCCAACTATCGAAGCTCCTCAAGACATCACATTACCTGCTGATTTATATGCTTGTGTGGCTACTAGAGATAGTCTAAATATTGGAATGCCAATCGTTTCAGATAATTGCTTATTCAGAGTATTCAACGATGCGCCAGTGCAGTTACCACTTGGAGAAACCGTTGTTGTTTGGACAGCCATAGATTCTGCTGGCAATACTTCTACGGATGAGCAAATTGTTATCATAGAACCACAGTTTTATGTTGCTCCTTCCGATTCACTTATTTTAGTAGAAATATATAATGAAATGGGAGGGCAAAACTGGAATCGTCCTTGGAATTTGGAAGAGCCTGTGGCTACTTGGACTGGACTTGGCGTAGATTGTAGAGGCATAACTTCTATAAACCTTTCAAACAATAATTTAATTGGAACACTTCCTAATTCAGTATTAAATTTGGAAAGAAGACGAGAAAGTGATTTTGCCTTGAATATTGGAGGTAATAAATTAAATTTTGCTTCAGCAGAGAATTTTGTAGGAGCGATTTCTAATTTTACATACTATCCACAAGACAAAATTTACAATAGCCGTACTGAAACTGTTAGGCAGTCAGAATCCATAACACTTACTTCTGAAACAGAAGGAAGATTTAATCAATATCAATGGTATAAAGACCAAAACTTGATTGCTGGAGCAACTAATGCAACACTTGAAATTACAAGTGCAGTTCCTTCTGATGCAGGCGTTTATGTATGTCAGATAACAAATACAGTTGCTACAGCACTTACTTTAGAGAGAAGACCAATTACTTTAGAAGTTGGAGGTTTCATAAACTCAACAGACTCACTGGCTTTGGTCAGAATCTTTGAAGACACAGGAGGCTCTACTACTTGGACGCAAATTTGGGATTTGACACAACCTGTGGCTACATGGCAAGGCGTTACAATAGTCGGAGACAAGGTTAGAGAGTTAGATTTATCTTCTCGTAATTTAACAGGAACTCTTCCAGATGTTTTTGATGCAGAACTGTTCTTAGAGCTTCGTTATTTGAGTTTCTTTGATAATGAGTTAGAAGGAGAAATTCCATCTTCTCTTGGTGATATAACAACACTCACGTATTTAGACTTAGATAAAAATAATTTTGAAGGAGCTATTCCAGCTTCTTTTGGAAATCTTACCAACCTTCAATCATTATGGCTTTCAAGAAATAATCTTACCGAATTGCCTAATGAAATAGGAAATCTACAAAACTTGAGAACACTGTATTTGAATGACAATAATTTTGCGTCTCTTCCAGAAACGATAGGAAATTTGAGTGAGCTTTTAGTTTTGAATGTAAGTGACAATGAGCTTTCAGAGTTGCCAAACGCTCTAACAAATCTTACGAAATTACAAGAGTTTTATGCTAATCGAAATTTTATTGCTTTGATTCCATCAGATATTAGAAATATATTGAACTTGCGTACTTTTGAAATGAATGCTAACAATCTACAAAATCTACCAAGTGGATTATTAGAACTTTCTAATCTATCTACGTTTAGAGTTGCTGAAAATGAACTAGAGTTTGATGATTTACTGCCTTTTGTTAGTCGTTATTCAATATTTGATTATGCACCACAAGCTCCTATTGGAGAAGAAGAAGAAGTTTTAGCAGTCCTCAACTCATCTGTTTCATTTACTGTTCCGACAGAAGGAAATGGAAATGTTTATCAATGGCTCAGAGATGGAAATTCTGTTGCTTCTACTCAAAACTTTACAATTAATAGCGTGAAAAATGAAGATATTGGAGTATATACAGCATTAATTACAAATTCTAGCTTACCAAATCTGACCTTGCAACGCCGTTCTGTAACACTTAATGTAGAATGTCAAGATGGCTTGAGCTTACAAATTGAAGAACCAACAGAAGCTATATTTTGTGAAGGACAACCTTTTGGTTTGAAGTTGGAGATAGATGAAGCCTTTGATAATGCTAGACAAATTCGTTGGAAAAAAGATGGTATTGTCTTGGCATTTGCAGATGAGAGAGCCTATACAGTTACAAGTGCAGGAGCATATACAGCCGAAGTCTTGACAACAGATGGGTGTACAATTCTTTCCAATACCATAGAAATAACAGTTTTACCTCAACCAGAAATTAGCATTGAGCTAGTAAATGAGGAAGTCTTTACAAGTACGGTAAGTAGCCAAGAAACTGTAACTTATCAGTGGTTGAAAGATGGAGTAATCATTGAAAATGCTACTGAAAATACATATACTCCAACAGAAACTGGAGAATATAGTTTGCTCGTCAGAACAGCAACAGGTTGTACTTCAGTCTCTGAAACAATTATCTTTACTCAAACAATTACTGGTGTTGAAGAACCAATAGAGCTAAGAAATTTGAATATTTTCCCAAATCCTAATAATGGAAAATTCTTTATAGATTTTGGAACAAATACGCCAAATGGAGAACCTATTTTCACACTTATAGATGCTATTGGCAGAAAAATAGCTTTGAAAACTAAGCGTATTTCTTCAACTCAATACCAAGTAGAGACTACGAATCTGACTGGTGGAATATATTATTTACAAATTCAGACAGAAGATGGGTTTGCTCTAAGAAAGTTCGTTATTGAGGAGTAA
- a CDS encoding BspA family leucine-rich repeat surface protein has protein sequence MRKKYFVWFRHILLSFTFLFFAFDVFGQPDLYSLSGGDATNPNTWSLENCSATQSVAGQIPNAGTPVTTICAGEDVFIPSGATFEVNNLEIYGGLTLQNNARLIVNGTLKIHSTGLLTTTNNMGDNFFFNFRGNITNNGIFRLRKSSHSVFETNPISITNNNGNMQFSESLGSGTCNINSNVTINNGGGGEVQLWGAGGINISTSVTLTNNATTSALAPNYLMGNGSFINNGVVIMRSDLRSDVQDFNNTVNSTFIYDYTSPAGNVRGGAGVNYGSVIFTGSTTGDTKVLSGVINVLGNLTISGGETLNSNNYNIDIQGNWINNGTFTAGTGTVTFDGTTGSQILSGNNSFYDLIIDNQSTSNDFVELTTNDITISNSLILSNGRLRLNNHDLLHEPVTNPVVSSGWVETNNTGRFINKNIPNLALFPVGSNTDYQPVELSTSAFNASVRFGISSLGMSGVGSWFIDNNGTDTNITFKNPQSIASIDASSKVHFYNVSSWDEVAGTSYSTPNYTVFFPFSAGTTEFSVFTPPSNPFITTWNLATAGSGTDQLTFGVATSGIVNYTWQQLPSGASGSGSFSGSTCTIIGLPTGATIRLNIESTNFQRIIINNGIDKNRLIQIDQWGDIAWTSMEAAFKGCTNLTTIGAGATNVPNLGGVSTMWEMFQGCTNFVGDINMNSWDVSGVQTFARAFQDASIFNQPLDNWDVSSGTTFGRMFDGASSFNQDLTWSFNTSTLVNLNMQGMFEDATAFNGDVSGWNTERFRNLFFMFTNSPNFDQDLSSWNVENVNNMTEMLRGTDMSQANYDATLISWASQSVQPLTLGAGGRTYCNAIAERAILTSAPNNWVINGDAVNPACLPSQPIGNRGMYFDGDGGHIEVTSGFVMDYSQGTVELWVKPQYDNAANRQFLIGLVEFSTTKWAYYMNADRSGVTFFDGTTHHQFSHTFEKNKWYHLAFVDDNAGTISLYINGSSTPITTPALKINSVASPVLYIGSNAAVDALLGQIDEVRIFNSVRNAGQIQADMGSPTPNGAVGYWDFEQVSGDAIDVVASNNGTINGALRAIRVTETDDIPSSPTVGSLRWALVQADINSNKDYIDFSIPALGVQTIEVRGTNISNDWLDINHPVFIDGFSQYGSSPNTLSNMTEGSPVSDAIHTIRLIPASATFSNGNGFVITNSNISGSHFRGLQMEGFTASTFYIEVGTHNNIKFTGNHFINSGVSINIDNTSHNSYTIGGTSPAERNIFESSTGGGGIAIISKGNSHTIINNVFGLQPNGTSSTNQLSTAISIQTTGGNNNLIGGTVPNLITNISSNAININAGTGNQISKNSIYNNGSGIVLSGSPVGNANKQAPVITSASTSSVLGTCVCAVGDTIQLFRDNITLPLSNKQGQEYLGSFIITTTNQWEMTTFISAPVIDDYLTTTLTDGSGNTSPFSSAHKVIEINIGAITPTSYCPSEIISVPFTVNGTFDVTQTFTVQLSDASGSFASPTVIGTGASPISATIPNGTPAGIGYRVRVVSSDPIVTSDESTIFTINPLPTATLSASQTTICDG, from the coding sequence ATGAGAAAAAAATACTTTGTTTGGTTTAGACATATATTACTTTCTTTTACTTTTTTATTTTTTGCTTTTGATGTTTTTGGGCAGCCAGATTTATATTCACTTTCTGGAGGAGATGCTACAAACCCTAATACTTGGTCGCTTGAAAATTGTTCTGCTACACAGTCAGTTGCAGGTCAAATACCTAATGCTGGCACACCAGTTACGACGATATGTGCAGGAGAGGATGTATTTATTCCTAGTGGAGCTACTTTTGAAGTAAATAACTTAGAAATATATGGAGGTTTGACCCTTCAAAATAATGCTAGGTTGATAGTAAATGGCACACTAAAAATTCACTCAACAGGGCTTCTTACCACTACGAATAATATGGGAGATAATTTCTTTTTTAATTTCCGAGGTAATATTACAAATAATGGTATTTTTAGGTTGAGAAAGTCTTCTCATTCTGTCTTTGAAACTAACCCTATTTCCATTACTAATAACAATGGAAATATGCAATTTTCTGAAAGTTTAGGAAGTGGTACTTGCAATATAAATTCTAATGTTACCATAAATAACGGAGGAGGAGGTGAAGTACAACTTTGGGGAGCAGGAGGAATCAATATAAGTACTAGTGTAACCCTTACTAATAATGCTACAACAAGTGCTTTAGCTCCCAATTATTTAATGGGAAATGGAAGTTTTATAAATAATGGAGTAGTGATTATGCGTTCTGATTTACGATCAGATGTTCAAGACTTTAATAATACAGTAAATTCTACATTTATCTATGATTATACATCTCCTGCTGGAAATGTAAGAGGTGGAGCAGGTGTTAATTATGGAAGTGTAATATTTACAGGTTCAACTACTGGAGATACTAAAGTGCTGAGTGGTGTTATCAATGTATTAGGTAATTTAACTATTAGTGGAGGTGAAACATTAAACTCAAACAACTATAACATAGATATTCAAGGAAATTGGATAAATAATGGAACTTTTACAGCAGGAACAGGAACAGTTACTTTTGATGGCACAACAGGTTCACAAATACTTTCTGGAAACAACTCATTTTATGACCTCATTATTGATAATCAATCTACTTCTAATGACTTTGTAGAGCTTACTACTAATGACATTACAATCAGCAACTCATTGATATTAAGTAATGGTAGGCTTAGATTGAATAATCATGATTTATTACATGAGCCTGTTACAAACCCTGTTGTATCAAGTGGTTGGGTAGAAACAAATAATACTGGACGTTTTATAAATAAAAATATTCCTAATCTTGCTCTTTTTCCTGTTGGAAGTAATACAGATTACCAGCCTGTAGAATTATCAACATCTGCATTCAATGCTAGTGTACGTTTCGGAATATCAAGTTTGGGTATGAGTGGAGTAGGTTCTTGGTTTATAGATAACAATGGAACAGATACTAATATAACATTCAAAAATCCACAGTCTATAGCAAGTATTGATGCATCTTCTAAGGTACATTTTTACAACGTAAGTAGTTGGGATGAAGTAGCAGGAACGTCTTATTCTACACCAAATTATACCGTTTTTTTTCCTTTTTCTGCTGGAACTACAGAATTTTCTGTCTTTACACCTCCTTCCAACCCTTTCATCACTACATGGAACTTAGCAACAGCAGGTTCAGGAACAGACCAACTTACTTTTGGAGTAGCAACCTCTGGAATAGTTAATTATACATGGCAACAACTTCCTTCAGGTGCTTCAGGTTCGGGAAGTTTCTCTGGTTCTACTTGTACAATAATAGGATTACCAACAGGAGCAACTATTCGTCTAAATATTGAGTCTACAAATTTTCAGCGAATAATTATAAACAATGGAATAGATAAGAACCGTCTCATTCAAATAGATCAATGGGGAGATATAGCTTGGACAAGCATGGAAGCAGCTTTTAAAGGTTGTACTAATTTAACCACTATTGGAGCAGGAGCTACGAACGTTCCTAATTTGGGTGGAGTTTCTACTATGTGGGAAATGTTTCAAGGGTGTACTAATTTTGTAGGCGATATAAATATGAATAGTTGGGATGTAAGTGGTGTACAAACTTTTGCTCGTGCTTTTCAAGACGCATCTATTTTTAACCAACCTCTTGATAACTGGGACGTAAGTAGTGGAACTACTTTTGGAAGAATGTTTGATGGTGCATCTAGCTTTAATCAAGACTTAACATGGAGCTTCAATACAAGTACTTTGGTAAACCTAAATATGCAAGGCATGTTTGAAGATGCTACTGCTTTCAATGGAGATGTAAGTGGTTGGAATACAGAGCGATTTCGAAACCTATTTTTCATGTTTACAAATTCTCCAAACTTTGATCAAGATTTAAGTAGTTGGAATGTTGAAAATGTCAATAACATGACTGAAATGTTGAGAGGTACAGATATGTCTCAAGCCAACTATGATGCTACCCTTATCAGCTGGGCTAGTCAGTCAGTACAACCTCTTACTCTTGGCGCAGGTGGACGTACCTACTGTAATGCCATAGCAGAACGTGCCATTCTTACTTCTGCTCCCAATAATTGGGTAATTAACGGCGATGCTGTAAATCCTGCTTGTCTTCCTTCACAACCCATCGGCAACCGAGGCATGTATTTTGATGGAGATGGGGGGCATATAGAAGTTACTTCTGGTTTTGTAATGGACTATTCACAAGGTACAGTTGAACTATGGGTAAAACCTCAGTATGACAATGCTGCAAATAGACAATTTTTAATAGGGCTTGTAGAGTTTTCCACTACAAAGTGGGCATACTATATGAATGCTGATAGAAGTGGCGTTACATTTTTTGATGGAACTACTCATCACCAGTTTTCTCATACTTTTGAAAAAAATAAATGGTATCATCTTGCTTTTGTAGATGATAATGCTGGTACGATAAGTCTTTATATCAATGGAAGTTCTACTCCAATTACAACTCCTGCTTTAAAAATTAATTCTGTTGCTAGTCCAGTTTTGTATATTGGTAGTAATGCAGCAGTAGATGCTTTACTTGGTCAAATAGATGAAGTTCGTATTTTTAATTCTGTTCGTAATGCAGGACAAATTCAAGCTGATATGGGAAGTCCTACACCAAATGGAGCAGTAGGCTACTGGGACTTTGAACAGGTAAGTGGAGATGCTATAGACGTTGTAGCATCAAATAATGGAACAATAAATGGTGCGTTGCGTGCAATACGTGTTACTGAAACAGATGATATACCTTCTTCCCCAACGGTAGGTTCTTTGCGTTGGGCTTTAGTTCAAGCAGATATAAATTCAAACAAAGACTATATAGATTTTAGTATTCCTGCTTTGGGTGTACAAACGATAGAAGTTAGAGGTACGAATATAAGTAACGATTGGTTAGATATAAATCATCCAGTATTTATTGATGGTTTTTCACAGTACGGTAGTTCGCCAAATACTCTCTCTAATATGACTGAAGGTTCTCCTGTAAGTGATGCTATACATACTATTCGTCTTATACCAGCATCAGCAACTTTTTCTAATGGCAACGGATTTGTAATTACAAATAGTAATATTTCTGGTAGTCATTTTAGAGGACTACAAATGGAAGGTTTTACAGCTTCTACTTTTTATATTGAAGTTGGAACACACAACAACATCAAATTTACGGGTAATCACTTCATAAATAGTGGAGTTTCCATAAACATAGATAATACTTCACATAATTCCTATACTATAGGAGGAACATCACCAGCAGAGCGGAATATCTTTGAGAGTAGCACAGGTGGTGGAGGTATTGCTATTATTTCTAAAGGAAATTCTCATACTATCATAAACAATGTCTTTGGATTACAACCCAATGGAACATCTAGTACAAATCAGTTATCTACTGCAATCAGTATACAAACTACAGGAGGTAACAACAACTTGATTGGAGGAACAGTTCCTAACCTAATTACCAATATTTCTAGTAATGCCATAAATATCAATGCAGGAACTGGAAATCAAATCTCAAAAAATAGCATTTACAATAATGGAAGTGGAATTGTATTGAGTGGTTCTCCAGTTGGAAATGCAAATAAGCAAGCTCCAGTTATTACTTCTGCATCTACTTCTTCTGTTTTAGGTACTTGTGTCTGTGCAGTAGGAGATACAATACAACTTTTTAGAGATAATATTACTCTACCACTATCCAACAAACAAGGACAAGAATATTTGGGAAGTTTCATTATAACCACAACTAATCAGTGGGAGATGACAACTTTTATTTCTGCTCCAGTTATAGATGACTACCTAACTACAACTCTTACCGATGGAAGTGGAAATACTTCTCCTTTTTCTTCTGCTCATAAAGTAATAGAAATAAATATAGGAGCAATTACGCCTACGTCATATTGTCCAAGTGAAATAATTAGTGTTCCTTTCACAGTAAATGGTACTTTTGATGTAACACAGACTTTTACTGTACAACTTTCAGATGCAAGTGGTTCGTTTGCAAGCCCAACAGTCATTGGAACAGGAGCAAGTCCTATAAGTGCCACTATTCCAAATGGTACACCAGCAGGAATAGGCTACCGAGTACGTGTGGTTTCTTCTGACCCAATTGTGACAAGTGATGAGTCTACTATTTTTACGATAAATCCTTTACCCACAGCTACTTTATCAGCCTCTCAAACCACAATTTGTGATGGAG